In one Saimiri boliviensis isolate mSaiBol1 chromosome 21, mSaiBol1.pri, whole genome shotgun sequence genomic region, the following are encoded:
- the A4GALT gene encoding lactosylceramide 4-alpha-galactosyltransferase, with translation MPKAPDLLLRLLRGAPRQRVCTLFIIGFKFTFCVSIMIYWHIVGEPKEQGQLYNLPADIPCPTLAPLTPPSHSPPPGDIFFLETSDRTNPNFLFMCSVESAARTHPESRVLVLMKGLPGGNASLPRHLGISLLSCFPNVQMLPLDLRELFRDTPLADWYAAAQRRWEPYLLPVLSDASRIALMWKFGGIYLDTDFIVLKNLRNLSNVLGAQSRYVLNGAFLAFERQHEFMALCMRDFVDHYNGWVWGHQGPQLLTRVFKKWCSIRSLTESHACRGVTALPPEAFYPIPWQDWKKYFEDISPQELPRLLNATYAVHVWNKKSQGTHFKVTSRALLAQLHARYCPTTHEAMKMYL, from the coding sequence ATGCCCAAGGCCCCCGACCTCCTGCTGCGGCTGCTCCGGGGCGCCCCAAGGCAGCGGGTCTGCACCCTGTTCATCATCGGCTTCAAGTTCACATTTTGCGTCTCCATCATGATCTACTGGCACATCGTGGGAGAGCCCAAGGAGCAGGGGCAGCTCTATAACCTGCCAGCAGACATCCCCTGCCCCACCTTGgcacccctcacccctccctcccACAGCCCCCCTCCGGGCGACATCTTCTTCCTAGAGACTTCGGACCGGACCAACCCCAACTTCCTCTTCATGTGCTCGGTGGAGTCGGCTGCCAGAACTCACCCTGAATCCCGTGTGCTGGTCCTGATGAAAGGGCTTCCAGGTGGCAACGCCTCCCTGCCCCGGCACCTGGGCATCTCGCTTCTGAGCTGCTTTCCGAACGTCCAGATGCTCCCGCTGGACCTTCGGGAGCTGTTCCGGGACACGCCCCTGGCTGACTGGTACGCAGCGGCGCAGAGGCGCTGGGAGCCCTACCTGCTGCCCGTGCTGTCCGATGCCTCCAGGATCGCACTCATGTGGAAGTTCGGTGGCATCTACCTGGACACGGACTTCATTGTCCTCAAGAACCTGAGGAACCTGAGCAACGTGCTGGGCGCCCAGTCCCGCTACGTCCTCAACGGCGCCTTCCTGGCCTTCGAGCGACAGCACGAGTTCATGGCGCTGTGCATGCGGGACTTCGTGGATCACTACAACGGCTGGGTCTGGGGCCACCAGGGCCCCCAGCTGCTCACGCGCGTCTTCAAGAAGTGGTGCTCTATCCGCAGCCTCACCGAGAGCCATGCCTGCCGCGGGGTCACCGCCCTGCCCCCCGAGGCCTTCTACCCCATCCCCTGGCAGGACTGGAAGAAGTACTTCGAAGACATCAGTCCCCAGGAGCTGCCCCGGCTGCTCAACGCCACCTATGCCGTCCACGTGTGGAACAAGAAGAGCCAGGGCACCCACTTCAAGGTCACGTCCAGGGCGCTGCTGGCCCAGCTCCACGCCCGCTACTGCCCCACGACGCACGAGGCCATGAAGATGTACTTGTGA